The following proteins come from a genomic window of Polaribacter dokdonensis:
- a CDS encoding glutamine synthetase beta-grasp domain-containing protein encodes MAKIKLEYIWLDGYFPTQNMRSKTKVEEHDDFQGTVEELGMWSFDGSSTKQASGGSSDCLLKPVAIYPDPARINGYLVMTEVLNADGTPHVSNGRATIEDEDNDFWFGFEQEYFIMDTKTQLPLGFPIGGYPAPQGMYYCSVGGKNTHGRLLVEKHADLCIDAGLNFEGINQEVASGQWEFQLFAKGAKKAGDEIWIARYLLDRLTEQYGYYIEYHPKPLGKDMDWNGSGMHANFSNTVLRTCGSQETYEKICEAFRPVVKEHIAVYGEFNDQRLTGDHETASINDFSYGVSDRGASIRIPIITVEKGWKGWLEDRRPASNGDPYKIAGRIIKTVKSANIS; translated from the coding sequence ATGGCAAAAATTAAATTAGAATACATTTGGTTAGATGGATACTTTCCAACTCAAAACATGAGAAGTAAAACCAAAGTAGAAGAGCATGACGATTTTCAAGGAACTGTTGAAGAATTAGGTATGTGGTCTTTTGATGGATCATCTACAAAACAAGCTTCAGGAGGTTCTTCTGACTGTTTATTAAAACCAGTTGCAATCTATCCAGATCCTGCAAGAATTAATGGTTATTTAGTAATGACTGAGGTTTTAAATGCAGATGGTACTCCACATGTTTCTAATGGAAGAGCTACAATTGAAGATGAAGATAACGATTTCTGGTTCGGTTTTGAGCAAGAATACTTTATCATGGATACAAAAACACAATTACCTCTTGGTTTCCCAATTGGTGGTTATCCTGCACCTCAAGGAATGTATTACTGTTCTGTAGGTGGTAAAAATACTCATGGAAGATTATTAGTAGAGAAACATGCAGATTTATGTATTGATGCTGGTTTAAACTTTGAAGGTATTAACCAAGAAGTTGCTTCAGGTCAGTGGGAATTCCAATTATTTGCAAAAGGTGCTAAAAAAGCTGGTGATGAAATTTGGATTGCTCGTTATTTATTAGACAGATTAACTGAGCAATATGGTTACTACATAGAATATCATCCAAAACCATTAGGTAAAGATATGGACTGGAATGGTTCTGGTATGCACGCAAACTTCTCTAATACCGTTTTAAGAACTTGTGGTTCTCAAGAAACGTATGAGAAAATATGTGAAGCATTTAGACCAGTTGTAAAAGAGCATATTGCTGTTTATGGTGAGTTTAATGACCAACGTTTAACAGGTGATCATGAGACTGCTTCAATTAATGATTTCTCTTATGGAGTTTCTGATAGAGGAGCATCAATTAGAATACCTATTATTACAGTAGAAAAAGGATGGAAAGGTTGGTTAGAAGACAGAAGACCTGCCTCTAATGGAGATCCATATAAAATTGCTGGTAGAATTATTAAGACTGTTAAGTCTGCTAACATCAGCTAG
- the pruA gene encoding L-glutamate gamma-semialdehyde dehydrogenase, which produces MARGFFNVPVAVNEPVKGYAPGSPEREELLATYKEMFNGNVDVPMHINGKEVRTGNTKNITPPHDHQHVVGQYHTADQIHVDEAISTALAAREAWSSVSWMERASIFLKAAELLAGPYRARMNASTMIAQSKNVHQAEIDAACEMIDFFRFNVQYMTDIFKDQPQSAPGIWNRVEYRPLEGFVYAISPFNFTSIAANLPAAAALMGNVVVWKPSDHQAYSAQVIVDLFKEAGLPDGVINVVYGDPVMISDACLSSPDFSGLHFTGSTTVFKNLWKQIGNNIHTYKTYPRIVGETGGKDFIWAHNSANPLQVATAITRGSFEYQGQKCSAASRAYIPASIWDDVLKHLKKQTSELKMGSPENPDNFVNAVIHEGSFDKIAKYIDAAKENENAEIIIGGGHDKSKGYFIEPTVILAKNATYETMTTELFGPVMTVYIYEDEKWEASLELVDQSTEYALTGAIFSTDRYIVEQASKALENAAGNFYINDKPTGAVVGQQPFGGARASGTNDKAGSAQNLLRWTSVRLIKETFVTPQDYKYPFLG; this is translated from the coding sequence ATGGCAAGAGGATTTTTTAATGTTCCAGTTGCAGTAAACGAACCTGTTAAAGGGTATGCACCTGGCTCTCCAGAAAGAGAAGAGTTATTAGCAACTTATAAAGAAATGTTTAATGGCAATGTAGATGTGCCAATGCATATTAATGGTAAAGAAGTAAGAACAGGTAATACTAAAAACATTACACCTCCTCATGATCATCAACATGTTGTTGGGCAATATCATACAGCTGATCAAATCCATGTAGATGAAGCAATTTCTACAGCTTTAGCTGCTAGAGAAGCCTGGTCTTCTGTTTCTTGGATGGAAAGAGCTTCAATTTTCTTAAAAGCAGCTGAGTTATTGGCTGGGCCTTATAGAGCAAGAATGAATGCTTCTACTATGATTGCACAATCTAAAAACGTGCATCAAGCAGAAATTGATGCAGCTTGTGAAATGATCGATTTCTTTAGATTTAACGTTCAGTACATGACTGATATTTTTAAAGACCAACCACAATCTGCTCCTGGAATTTGGAACAGAGTTGAGTATAGACCCTTAGAAGGTTTTGTATATGCTATTTCGCCTTTTAATTTTACTTCTATTGCAGCAAATTTACCTGCAGCAGCAGCTTTAATGGGTAATGTTGTAGTTTGGAAACCATCTGATCATCAAGCATATTCTGCACAAGTTATTGTAGATTTATTTAAAGAAGCTGGTTTACCTGATGGTGTAATTAATGTGGTTTATGGAGATCCTGTTATGATTTCTGATGCATGTTTATCTTCTCCAGATTTTTCTGGTTTACACTTTACAGGATCTACAACTGTGTTCAAAAATCTTTGGAAACAAATTGGTAACAACATACATACGTATAAAACATATCCAAGAATTGTAGGAGAAACTGGAGGTAAAGATTTTATCTGGGCTCACAATTCTGCAAACCCTTTACAAGTAGCAACAGCAATTACTAGAGGTTCTTTTGAATATCAAGGTCAAAAATGTTCTGCTGCTTCACGTGCTTACATTCCTGCTTCTATTTGGGATGATGTTTTAAAACACTTAAAAAAGCAAACATCAGAATTAAAAATGGGTTCTCCAGAAAATCCAGATAATTTTGTAAATGCAGTAATTCATGAAGGTTCTTTTGATAAAATTGCAAAATATATTGATGCAGCAAAAGAAAACGAAAATGCAGAAATTATTATTGGTGGTGGACATGATAAATCTAAAGGATACTTTATTGAGCCAACAGTAATTTTAGCTAAAAATGCTACTTACGAAACAATGACAACTGAGTTATTTGGACCAGTGATGACTGTTTATATTTATGAAGACGAAAAGTGGGAAGCTTCTTTAGAGTTAGTAGATCAATCTACTGAATATGCTTTAACAGGTGCAATTTTTTCTACTGATAGATATATTGTTGAGCAAGCTTCTAAAGCCTTAGAAAACGCTGCTGGTAACTTTTATATAAATGACAAACCAACAGGAGCTGTTGTAGGTCAGCAACCATTTGGAGGAGCAAGAGCTTCTGGTACAAATGACAAAGCTGGTTCTGCTCAGAACTTATTAAGATGGACATCTGTAAGATTAATAAAAGAAACTTTTGTTACTCCACAAGATTATAAATATCCATTTTTAGGATAG
- a CDS encoding methylmalonyl-CoA mutase family protein yields MEQIPAYKPKNKVRIVTAAALFDGHDAAINIMRRIIQSTGVEVIHLGHDRSVEEVVNCAIQEDVNAIAITSYQGGHNEYFKYMYDLLKEKGAEHIKIFGGGGGVILPEEIAELMDYGITRIYSPDDGRELGLQGMINDLVEKSDFAIGDELNVTLEELANKEIGAIARVISSAENFPEIAKDTLDKIHTKNTTSKTPVLGITGTGGAGKSSLVDELVRRFLIDFPKKRIGLISVDPSKRKTGGALLGDRIRMNAINNERVYMRSLATRQSNLALSKYVNEAVQVLKAAEFDLIILETSGIGQSDTEIIEHSDTSLYVMTPEFGAATQLEKIDMLDFADLVAINKFDKRGALDAIRDVKKQYMRNNNLWDVHMDDMPVFGTIASQFNDPGMNTLYKRIMDKLVENTEADLHSKMEITTAMSEKIFVIPPARVRYLSEIAENNRSYDDKVDKQVVVAQKLYGIHQTITSITNASVALTKTGLDSDEILSQVKEDEEFVKLLLAQFEKVKMNLNPYNWEIILNWKGKVQKYKDPIYSFKVRDKEIKIQTHSESLSHTQIPKVALPKYQAWGDLLRWNLQENVPGEFPYTAGLYPFKRTGEDPTRMFAGEGGPERTNRRFHYVSLGMDAKRLSTAFDSVTLYGNDPGHRPDIYGKIGNAGVSICCLDDAKKLYSGFDLSHNMTSVSMTINGPAPMLLGFFMNAAIDQNCEKYIKEHSLEADVEAKFKETYDDKGIERPTYQGNLPEGNNGLGLMLLGLTGDLVLPADVYQQIKKDTLAQVRGTVQADILKEDQAQNTCIFSTEFALRLMGDVQEYFIEKQVRNFYSVSISGYHIAEAGANPITQLALTLSNGFTYVEYYLSRGMDINKFGPNLSFFFSNGIDPEYSVIGRVARKIWAKAMKNKYGANPRAQMLKYHIQTSGRSLHAQEIDFNDIRTTLQALYAINDNCNSLHTNAYDEAITTPTEESVRRAMAIQLIINKELGLSKNENPIQGAFIIEELTDLVEEAVLLEFDRITERGGVLGAMETMYQRSKIQEESLYYETLKHTGEFPIIGVNTFLSSKGSPTVQPAEVIRATEEEKQQQIKTKELLNEANPKKVASQIAILQEAAINNENLFDKLMEATKVCSLGQITEALFKVGGQYRRNM; encoded by the coding sequence ATGGAACAAATACCTGCTTATAAACCTAAAAATAAAGTAAGAATTGTAACTGCTGCTGCTCTTTTTGATGGGCATGATGCTGCCATAAATATTATGCGAAGAATTATTCAATCTACAGGTGTAGAAGTAATTCATTTAGGGCATGATAGGTCTGTAGAAGAAGTAGTGAATTGTGCTATTCAAGAAGATGTAAACGCTATTGCAATTACCTCTTATCAAGGTGGTCATAATGAGTATTTTAAATACATGTATGATCTTTTGAAAGAAAAAGGTGCAGAACACATCAAGATTTTTGGTGGTGGAGGTGGAGTAATTTTACCAGAAGAAATCGCTGAATTGATGGATTATGGAATTACCAGAATTTATTCACCTGATGATGGACGTGAATTAGGCTTACAAGGTATGATTAATGACCTAGTTGAAAAATCTGATTTTGCGATTGGAGATGAATTAAATGTAACACTAGAAGAATTAGCAAATAAAGAAATTGGCGCTATTGCAAGAGTAATTTCTTCTGCAGAAAATTTTCCTGAAATAGCAAAAGACACTTTAGATAAAATTCATACAAAAAATACAACATCAAAAACTCCTGTTTTAGGTATTACAGGTACTGGTGGTGCAGGTAAATCATCTTTAGTTGATGAATTGGTAAGACGTTTTTTAATCGATTTTCCTAAAAAAAGAATTGGTTTAATTTCTGTAGATCCATCAAAAAGAAAAACAGGTGGTGCACTTTTAGGTGATAGAATTAGAATGAATGCAATTAATAATGAGCGTGTTTATATGCGTTCTTTAGCAACTCGTCAATCTAACCTAGCTTTATCTAAATATGTGAATGAAGCAGTACAAGTTTTAAAGGCTGCAGAATTCGATTTAATTATTTTAGAAACTTCTGGTATTGGGCAATCTGATACCGAAATTATAGAACATTCTGACACTTCTTTATATGTAATGACTCCAGAATTTGGTGCAGCAACACAATTAGAGAAGATTGATATGTTAGATTTTGCAGATTTAGTTGCTATCAACAAATTTGACAAAAGAGGCGCTTTAGATGCAATTCGTGATGTAAAAAAGCAGTACATGCGTAATAATAATTTATGGGATGTACATATGGATGACATGCCTGTATTTGGAACTATTGCATCACAATTTAATGATCCAGGAATGAATACGTTATACAAACGTATAATGGATAAATTAGTAGAAAATACGGAAGCTGATTTACATTCTAAAATGGAAATTACAACAGCAATGTCTGAAAAGATATTTGTAATTCCACCAGCCAGAGTTCGTTATTTATCTGAAATTGCAGAAAATAACAGATCTTATGATGATAAGGTTGATAAGCAAGTAGTAGTAGCTCAAAAATTATATGGAATTCATCAAACTATAACATCGATTACAAATGCTTCTGTAGCACTTACTAAAACTGGTTTAGATTCTGATGAGATTTTAAGTCAAGTAAAAGAAGATGAAGAATTCGTTAAATTACTTTTGGCTCAATTCGAAAAAGTAAAAATGAACTTAAACCCATACAATTGGGAAATCATTTTAAACTGGAAAGGAAAGGTTCAGAAATACAAAGACCCAATTTACTCTTTTAAAGTAAGAGATAAAGAAATAAAAATACAAACACATAGCGAATCACTTTCTCATACACAAATTCCGAAAGTAGCTTTACCAAAATACCAAGCTTGGGGAGATTTATTACGTTGGAATTTACAAGAAAATGTTCCTGGAGAATTCCCATACACAGCAGGTTTATATCCTTTTAAAAGAACAGGTGAAGATCCTACAAGAATGTTTGCAGGAGAAGGTGGCCCAGAAAGAACTAACAGACGTTTTCATTATGTAAGTTTAGGAATGGATGCAAAAAGGCTTTCTACCGCTTTTGATTCTGTTACTTTATATGGAAATGATCCTGGTCATAGACCAGATATTTATGGTAAAATTGGTAATGCAGGTGTTTCTATTTGCTGTTTAGATGATGCAAAGAAATTATATTCTGGTTTCGATTTAAGCCACAATATGACATCTGTTTCTATGACTATTAATGGCCCTGCACCAATGTTATTAGGCTTCTTTATGAATGCAGCTATTGATCAAAATTGTGAGAAATACATTAAAGAACATAGTCTAGAAGCTGACGTAGAAGCAAAATTCAAGGAAACTTATGATGACAAAGGAATTGAAAGACCTACTTATCAAGGAAATTTACCTGAAGGAAACAATGGCTTAGGGTTAATGCTTTTAGGATTAACAGGAGATTTAGTTTTACCTGCTGATGTGTATCAACAAATTAAAAAAGATACTTTAGCACAGGTTAGAGGTACTGTACAAGCAGATATTTTAAAGGAAGATCAAGCACAAAATACTTGTATTTTTTCTACAGAATTTGCCCTTAGATTAATGGGTGATGTGCAAGAATATTTTATTGAAAAACAAGTACGTAATTTTTATTCGGTTTCTATTTCTGGATATCATATTGCAGAAGCAGGTGCAAACCCTATTACACAATTGGCATTAACATTGTCTAATGGATTTACTTATGTAGAATATTATTTAAGTAGAGGAATGGATATTAATAAATTCGGTCCCAACTTATCGTTCTTCTTTTCAAATGGTATAGATCCTGAATATTCAGTTATTGGTAGAGTTGCTCGTAAAATTTGGGCAAAAGCCATGAAAAATAAATATGGAGCCAATCCAAGAGCACAGATGTTAAAATATCATATTCAAACTTCTGGGCGTTCTTTACATGCACAAGAAATTGATTTTAATGATATAAGAACAACATTGCAAGCTCTATATGCTATTAATGATAATTGTAATTCACTGCATACAAATGCCTATGATGAAGCCATTACAACACCTACAGAAGAGTCTGTAAGAAGAGCCATGGCTATACAGTTAATCATCAATAAAGAGTTAGGTTTATCTAAAAACGAAAACCCAATTCAAGGTGCTTTTATTATTGAAGAGTTAACAGATTTAGTTGAAGAAGCTGTATTGTTAGAGTTTGATAGAATTACAGAAAGAGGAGGCGTTTTAGGAGCTATGGAAACCATGTATCAGCGTTCTAAAATACAAGAAGAAAGCTTGTATTATGAAACTTTAAAACATACAGGAGAGTTTCCAATTATTGGTGTAAACACTTTTTTAAGTTCTAAAGGATCACCTACAGTGCAACCTGCAGAAGTAATTAGAGCAACAGAAGAAGAAAAGCAGCAGCAGATAAAAACCAAGGAATTGTTGAATGAAGCCAATCCTAAGAAAGTAGCTTCACAAATTGCTATTTTACAAGAGGCTGCCATTAATAATGAGAATCTTTTTGACAAACTAATGGAAGCAACTAAAGTTTGTTCCTTAGGCCAAATTACAGAGGCTTTATTTAAAGTTGGTGGACAGTATAGAAGAAATATGTAG
- a CDS encoding class I SAM-dependent methyltransferase translates to MSKKQLISKELENFYNKASEETRLEKGMGIFEFERIKELITKHISKPNCNIIDVGGGTGKYSEWLAKEGHIVHLIEPVEKHIKLAKKRANKLKNKFSVTVGEAKDLPLKQETADIVILHGPLYHLQKREDRISAINEAKRVLKKGGIVLAFAINATASTVVGLMNGMIHANSFFEMCKEELTSGIHNAPKDFPFLLADAYYHKPQDLKSEFLETNFKILNLSAVEGMIWLDNEYFANMLDKKKSKTLKTLQELTENDEYLLPFSPHMMIAAQK, encoded by the coding sequence GTGAGCAAAAAACAATTAATTAGCAAAGAGCTCGAAAATTTCTACAACAAAGCTTCAGAAGAAACTCGTCTTGAAAAAGGCATGGGTATTTTTGAATTTGAACGTATTAAAGAATTAATAACCAAACACATTTCCAAACCAAATTGCAACATTATTGATGTTGGAGGTGGAACAGGTAAGTATAGTGAGTGGCTAGCAAAAGAGGGGCACATAGTTCATTTAATAGAACCAGTAGAAAAACACATAAAGCTAGCAAAGAAGAGAGCAAATAAACTTAAAAATAAATTTTCGGTTACTGTTGGTGAAGCTAAAGATTTACCATTAAAACAAGAAACTGCAGATATTGTAATTCTGCATGGACCTCTATATCATCTACAAAAAAGAGAAGATAGAATAAGTGCCATCAACGAAGCAAAAAGAGTTCTAAAAAAAGGCGGAATTGTTTTAGCTTTTGCTATAAATGCAACTGCATCTACTGTAGTAGGTTTAATGAATGGAATGATTCATGCCAATTCATTTTTTGAAATGTGTAAAGAAGAATTAACTTCAGGAATTCATAATGCACCTAAAGATTTTCCTTTCTTATTGGCTGATGCTTATTATCATAAACCACAAGATTTAAAATCAGAATTTTTAGAAACCAATTTTAAAATTTTAAATCTTTCTGCAGTAGAAGGCATGATTTGGCTAGACAACGAATATTTTGCAAACATGTTAGATAAAAAGAAATCAAAGACGTTAAAAACGTTACAAGAACTAACAGAAAATGATGAATATCTTTTGCCTTTTAGTCCTCACATGATGATTGCAGCTCAAAAATAA
- a CDS encoding DUF4136 domain-containing protein, which produces MKYFKPLLLALVVMLSSCNTVKVVTDYDTKADFKKYKTFAFYKTGIDKADISSLDKKRVLRSIETELLAQGFTKSDNPDMLVSIFTKSRRKVNVNQNNMGYGFGWGWNPWMWNGMNNNVNVTEYTEGTLFIDFIDKDKKELIWQGIGTGALKMQNVEKKEERIRLFVKEIISRYPPSQE; this is translated from the coding sequence ATGAAATATTTTAAACCCTTATTACTTGCTTTAGTAGTTATGTTGAGTTCTTGTAATACTGTAAAAGTAGTTACAGACTATGATACCAAAGCAGATTTTAAAAAATATAAAACGTTTGCTTTTTACAAAACAGGAATTGACAAAGCAGATATTTCTAGTTTAGATAAAAAGCGAGTTTTACGATCTATTGAAACAGAATTATTAGCTCAAGGTTTTACCAAGTCTGATAATCCAGATATGTTGGTTAGTATTTTTACAAAGTCTAGAAGAAAAGTTAATGTAAACCAAAACAATATGGGTTATGGTTTTGGATGGGGTTGGAATCCTTGGATGTGGAATGGCATGAACAATAATGTAAATGTTACTGAATACACAGAAGGAACACTTTTTATAGACTTTATAGATAAAGACAAGAAAGAATTAATTTGGCAAGGGATAGGAACAGGAGCATTAAAAATGCAAAATGTAGAAAAGAAGGAAGAGAGAATTCGATTATTTGTTAAAGAAATTATCTCTAGATATCCTCCAAGTCAAGAATAA
- a CDS encoding dienelactone hydrolase family protein codes for MMQLKKEDIKQEVFDLYDDYAHNKLTRKEFLAKLSLYAVGAITLPALLSFITPNYIDSILVQPNDPRLDSKMIDYESPKGGQKMKGLLSIPKNDNKKLPGILVVHENRGLNPYIKDVGRRAALDGYITLAPDALAPLGGYPGNDDEGRAMQRKRDRDEMIEDFIAGYNYLKNHKNCNGKIGVVGFCFGGYISNILAVRIPELAASVPYYGRQPAAEDAAKVKAPLLLQYAGLDKRVNAGWPDYEKILKENEVTYTAHFYPDVNHGFHNNTTPRYDEAAAELSWTRTMDFFKTHLKD; via the coding sequence ATTATGCAGTTAAAAAAAGAAGACATTAAACAAGAAGTATTTGATTTATATGATGATTATGCTCATAACAAATTAACCAGAAAAGAGTTTTTAGCGAAATTATCTTTATATGCTGTTGGCGCAATTACACTGCCAGCTTTATTAAGTTTTATTACGCCAAATTATATTGATAGCATTTTAGTACAACCAAATGACCCAAGATTAGATTCAAAGATGATAGATTACGAATCTCCAAAAGGTGGTCAAAAAATGAAAGGCCTGCTTTCGATTCCTAAAAATGATAATAAAAAACTACCAGGAATCTTGGTTGTGCATGAAAATAGAGGTTTAAACCCTTATATAAAAGATGTTGGTAGAAGAGCTGCTTTAGATGGCTACATCACATTGGCTCCAGATGCTTTAGCGCCTTTAGGTGGTTATCCTGGAAATGATGATGAAGGAAGAGCAATGCAAAGAAAAAGAGATAGAGATGAAATGATTGAAGATTTCATTGCTGGCTATAACTATTTAAAAAACCATAAAAATTGCAATGGTAAAATAGGTGTTGTTGGGTTCTGTTTTGGAGGTTATATTTCAAATATTTTAGCTGTAAGAATTCCAGAGTTAGCAGCTTCTGTACCTTATTATGGCAGACAACCTGCTGCTGAAGATGCAGCCAAAGTTAAAGCTCCCTTACTTTTACAATATGCAGGTTTAGACAAGAGAGTAAATGCTGGTTGGCCAGACTATGAAAAGATTTTAAAAGAAAATGAAGTTACATACACAGCTCATTTTTATCCTGATGTAAATCATGGTTTTCACAACAATACTACACCAAGATATGATGAGGCTGCTGCAGAATTATCATGGACAAGAACTATGGATTTTTTCAAAACACATTTAAAAGATTAA
- a CDS encoding NRDE family protein, translating into MCTVTFLPLEDNGFILTSNRDETPLRKTIPPKSYLENGVEVTYPKDVVAGGTWIGTSSKDRVVCLLNGGFKNHKRNLPYGLSRGVIVKNVLTADDAEVYINRIGLNNIEPFTLILLDWKVELKAFELVWDGETKHFKKLENEPRIWSSSTLYAEDMKQQRQGWFKNWLKNNANFTAENILGFHSNTELGEPEVTIKMKRNLIETVSITSITKIQDQLNMNYIDLL; encoded by the coding sequence ATGTGTACAGTTACTTTTTTGCCTTTAGAAGATAATGGTTTTATACTTACTTCTAACAGAGATGAAACTCCTTTAAGAAAAACGATTCCACCTAAAAGTTACCTAGAAAATGGAGTAGAGGTAACCTATCCAAAAGATGTAGTTGCTGGAGGTACTTGGATTGGAACAAGCTCAAAAGACAGAGTTGTTTGTTTACTAAATGGAGGTTTTAAGAATCACAAACGAAATTTGCCTTACGGATTAAGCAGAGGAGTAATTGTAAAAAATGTTTTAACTGCTGATGATGCAGAAGTATATATAAATAGAATAGGTTTAAATAATATAGAACCTTTTACATTAATTTTATTAGACTGGAAAGTTGAGTTAAAAGCATTCGAATTAGTTTGGGATGGAGAAACTAAACATTTTAAGAAATTAGAAAACGAACCAAGAATTTGGTCATCATCAACCTTGTATGCAGAAGATATGAAACAACAAAGACAAGGTTGGTTTAAAAATTGGTTAAAAAACAATGCAAATTTTACAGCTGAAAATATTTTAGGTTTTCATAGTAATACTGAATTGGGTGAGCCAGAGGTTACCATAAAAATGAAACGTAATTTAATAGAAACAGTTAGTATAACATCGATAACTAAAATACAAGATCAATTAAATATGAATTACATAGATTTACTATAA